The Corylus avellana chromosome ca8, CavTom2PMs-1.0 genome has a segment encoding these proteins:
- the LOC132189763 gene encoding thioredoxin H-type-like: MAEEGQVISCHTVEAWNNHLQRENESKKLVVVDFTASWCGPCRFMAPILAEFAKKMPNVTFLKVDVDELKTVAEEWAVEAMPTFLFLKEGKLVDKVVGAKKEELHLTIAKHASTAAA, encoded by the exons ATGGCGGAAGAGGGACAAGTGATTAGCTGCCACACCGTTGAAGCTTGGAACAATCATCTCCAGCGGGAAAACGAGTCCAAGAAACTG GTGGTGGTGGATTTCACGGCTTCATGGTGTGGACCATGCCGTTTCATGGCCCCAATTCTGGCAGAGTTTGCTAAGAAGATGCCCAATGTCACATTCCTGAAGGTTGATGTGGATGAATTGAAG ACTGTGGCTGAGGAATGGGCTGTGGAGGCCATGCCAACCTTTTTGTTCCTCAAAGAAGGCAAATTAGTGGACAAGGTTGTGGGTGCAAAGAAAGAGGAGTTGCATCTTACTATAGCAAAGCATGCCAGTACTGCTGCTGCTTGA
- the LOC132189236 gene encoding uncharacterized protein LOC132189236 encodes MALLQLIPSSSSSSLSHKPTLKANNIPSPLNPNPVLLLSPKRTSLRRKRSSLLRCSASSFSEKHHTNPPKSNDVVELPLFPLPLVLFPGAILPLQIFELRYRMMMHTLLQTDLRFGVIYSDAVSGTTEVGCVGEVVKHERLVDDRFFLICKGQERFRVTNLVRTKPYLVAEVTWLEDRPSGDGEEDLEALASEVEGHMKDVIRLSNRLGGKPEKEAQDLRRNLFPTPFSFFVGSTFEGAPREQQALLELEDTAARLKREKETLRNTLNYLTAASAVKDVFPSS; translated from the coding sequence atggcGCTTCTTCAGCTTATTCCCTCGTCTTCCTCTTCGTCGCTCTCTCACAAGCCCACTCTAAAGGCTAACAATATTCCGTCCCCTTTAAACCCAAACCCTGTATTGTTGCTCTCTCCGAAACGCACTTCTTTGCGAAGAAAACGCAGCTCCCTGCTTCGGTGCTCGGCCTCGTCTTTCTCTGAGAAGCACCATACGAATCCACCGAAGTCGAACGATGTGGTGGAGCTCCCGCTTTTTCCTCTCCCGCTCGTGCTCTTCCCTGGCGCGATCCTCCCGCTCCAGATCTTCGAGCTCCGATACCGGATGATGATGCACACGCTGCTCCAGACCGATCTCCGGTTCGGCGTTATTTACTCCGACGCCGTTTCTGGCACCACGGAGGTCGGTTGCGTCGGGGAGGTGGTGAAGCACGAGCGCCTCGTCGACGACCGGTTCTTCCTCATCTGCAAGGGCCAGGAACGGTTCCGAGTGACCAATCTGGTTCGGACCAAGCCCTACCTGGTCGCCGAGGTGACGTGGCTGGAGGACCGGCCGTCTGGCGACGGGGAAGAGGATCTGGAGGCGTTGGCGAGCGAGGTGGAGGGGCACATGAAGGACGTGATTAGGCTTTCGAACCGGCTCGGTGGTAAGCCGGAGAAGGAGGCACAGGACCTTCGCCGGAACCTCTTTCCGACGCCGTTTTCGTTCTTCGTTGGGAGCACCTTCGAGGGCGCGCCGAGAGAGCAGCAGGCGCTGCTGGAGTTGGAGGACACGGCGGCGAGGCTTAAGAGGGAGAAGGAGACCTTGCGGAACACGCTCAATTACTTGACGGCCGCCTCGGCCGTCAAGGATGTGTTTCCGTCTTCGTGA